The nucleotide sequence CTGATGCAATGCCCCTTCAGTGACAATAGTTCAGCTAGCCTTAACATCTGTTGGAGTGACTGTTCGTTATAAAGTGCTCTTTCATCAATGAAAACCCCAACTCCAAATTCACTTATCCTCATCCTGCTCATTTTCTGAGTTGCAGCTTTCTGGAGTGATTTCTTTTGCTTCTGAAGATACTTCTACATCAGGCACTGCTTCTTCTAAGGCCACTATTTCATTTTGCACTTTCAACATGCTGTTATTTTCCTGCATGCTTTCAAGAACCTTTTGCATCTCTGCTGTATCAGAAAGAGTTTTCAGCATGTCATTTTCTACAGCATATAGCTGTGTTGTCAAGTCCTCTATCTTCTTCTCCAAACTTAGCATTTCACTTGATAACCTAAGAATAGAGTGAACAGCATTTTCTATTGTTGGCAAATAGGCCTTGCACTCCTCAATTTTAGGTTCATAGTTCACAAGTTTCTGATTCAGGTCTGTGTTCTTGGCTACCAGGCTATTCTGTTCTTCTTCTAGCTTTTCAACTGCCTTTGCTTGTGAGTCCAGCTTTTGTTCAACTCTAGAGAATTCATCATCTTCTTGCCTTTTTAGTGTTTTAATATTTCTGGCTGTACTCTCTTCCAAATCTTTTACTCTTTCTGAAAGGGATTTAATTCTTTGGTCAACTTCATTAATTTGGGAAGTAACTTCTGTATGTATGGACTTGGCTTCAGACTTTAAACTGCTAGCGTTCGTGTTCAATTCATCCAAGCTTCTTCTCCAGGAACTGGTAACATTTTGGAACTTCTCATTAATGATCTgcatcttcacagagagagttttttCATTGTTCTGTATATCATTTACGATGTTCTGAAGAGAAGAGATTTCCTGCTCAAACTCAGTCACCACAGAGATGGATGAGGCAGCTTCTTCTAGGATACTTTCAGAAGACTCAAGCTGCATTTATAACACAAAACAATGCCCAATGTCGACTTAACAAAAGCGAGAATAGAAAACCATTTGCATTCAGTTAACAGAGAATCAAGTCCTTTAGAAGCCACTTTGTAACAAGTAAAGGTCCTACATAAACACTTTTCACATTTAATCTTGAAAGCATTGTTGATTCACCCAGCATGAAAAAGTCACAGAGAAGAGGTTTGGTTGGTGTTAATTTCTACAGGGCAGATGCCGTTTTCTTTGTTGTCAATCACCTTCTCTTCtgtgttgttcttttttcccctcccaaatACACCACACTACACAAGTCTCCTGCTACACAAATCTCATGCAACGTTTTGCAATCTGCAGTGCAGTATATAAATATCCAAATTACATCATTTCTAAATGACATCATTATGAGAGCAGTGCTAAATATCACTGGCAGAAGCCCTGCTGCACTTCCCATCATGATTTGTAAGATACAGAGGATAATTTGACAGCCAGCCCAAGTTTTCTGCCTCATAATGCCACGCATGGATAAGAAAACTTCAGAAATACCAATGGAAAAATACAGCTATCATTTCATTATGCTTTTCATTCtataccatgagggtagtggaacactggaacaggttgcccagggaggtggttgaggccccattgctggagatattcaaggtgaggcttgacaggactctgggcaacgtAATCTAGTTGAGGGTGTCCCCACTGACtgcaggatgacctttggaagtcccttccgaCCCAGACCATCCTGTGGTTCCTATGATTTGAGCTGGTGTGCTACACAAAACTGCCTGTGAATTGTCTTCAAATCAATCTGTATTTGAATTCTAGACAGACCAGCACTTGCTAAATGAAGTTTGTGCataagcttttaaaaatagttGAGTGCCTTAAAAATAACACGGAGATACAACCACTGTGTTCACATACTTGACCAATGGTATGGATTAGACACATTTAGTGACATGAAACAACCTCCAAAGGCCCTGCTACCCACAGGCCAAGTAGAACACATTATCAAAATGTGTTTTGAAACCATCAGTTAACTGAATGGGAACAAAGTAAAACAACAGCACAAGTCCACGTGAGCTTATCCAATCAAGATGTCATGATTACCTTCTTAGAAATCAAGTTAACTCTAGTTTCCACATCCAGGAACTTTTCAGCTTCTTGCCGCAGGAAATTGTACTTTTTTTCCATATCAGCAAATTGATTTGACTGCTGAAATAGGAACCTGCAAAGAAATAAACAGTAAACATAACTGCATCATTAGCATATCTAAGTGTTCCAGGGCCTGATTCACAGCCATCTCTTACTGCAGGGATTTGTGTTCGCAGAGGAGGGCCGTGAAGAtggctggagcatctcccctatggggacaggctgagggagttggggctgttcagcctggagaaggctctggggagacttcacaggagccttccagtacctgaaggggcctacagaATAAAAAGCTGGAGAGATACATTTTACAAacgcttgcagtgataggatgaggggaaatggattgaagctggaagagggtagacTTTGACTCAGTAATgggaagacattctttacagtgagggtggtgagacactggaacaggttacccagggaggttgtggatgccccttacacctggagatgttcaaggccaggctggataagaccttgagcaacctgggctagtagaATCCccctatggcagggggattggaattagatgatctttaaggtcccttccaacccaaaccattctaggaattTATGAATTAAGTTGCTCTTCAGTTAGATGTAGTCTCCAaagcaggtatttacaattcaTGAGCAAGACACCTTTCAGTCTGTCAACATGACAGAAGAAATCCAGCTTCTATAATCCCTCACTGCACGCTTATAGATActgctcttctcttcttgaTCCTTCTAGTTTTAACAAGCATCTGTAGTCACTTAACCCAAGCACTATATTCAAATGTAACTGTTCATATTACCTGTGACCTAATACAGGGTAGAATACAAAAGACAACAGTAAAATCCACTTTAGAGAGTTACCTACCAGGTCAGCACCAGGCAGAGAGCAAGGGAGACTACACTCAGGCTTGTCCTTGAGTCCATCCAAAATGTGTTCCGATTATTGCTGGTCCTGGGACTCGCCATCTTCCCAAAATTATTATGCTTCTCAGCCTTCTGTGAACCTTCATTGGTCTTGGGTGAAGGAAacccttttttcctctgcttaaTTTCAGacattttgtgttggttttttttaaagcagaagagacaactaggagggaaaaagaataaaggcaAACCCAAAAAGGTCTTCTAAAGATCCTCAAACACACCTTTTGCCCTTTAGTTATGCATTATTTGAACTTTTGGAAAGTGTCATAAGACTTTGTGAATGTTTTTCTATACTACAGAGCACCATTTCCATGTTTTCTCACACTGAACTGACTTTTCAAACTTGAGCTAATTTCATCTTTCCAGAAACATTTCATCTGTTGTACATAAACCATTTAAAACCTATAGGTAACATTGCAAGGACTGAAAGCATGGCTGCCCCCTTTCTCGTTTCCTCATAGTTGTTCACTGTCACAATGCAATCACCAACTTCTCTATCTTGTTTTATTTGTAAACCTCTTTTAAAAACAACCACTTTCACatgaaaaagggggaaattgaTTTTCTCAGTTTTAGAAACTGAGATTGCAAATCAAGCCTTAGCTTAGAAACGTTGTAATGCTTTCATCTCCTCTGTAAAACCAGAGACATCAGTTAACAGAAAGCCATTACCAGGAAAAATACAGAAGATGAATGAAATAGTGCATGAAACAAAAACTGTCATTTCCTCTTTGGTAAAAAAATGAAGGTTTCAACAGATTCAGGCAATTGACTGTCCAACTTCAGAGTACCAAAGTTCATATTCTAACCAAATGTGGAGTTCTCAAGCCCAGAATCTTTCACCCTACTGCTCAAAACAGGCTTGGATCCCTGGTGGATTCAGTTCAGCACAGTTTGAGACAAAAATGTTGTTTCTTTCTAGATTATTATGCGTTACTGCCACTCGTGTTGCATGCTCCGAGTCTGAAGGATGTAGAAAAATCCCACCTCTTCctctcaaaaggaaaaaaaaaaggcgaaAGTGTTATTTTTATAACTTTTAGAGCACCTTTGGGATTGAGAGCACGTATAATGaggttaaaataaaacaaaatctgAACGGTAGCTAGCGAAGCAGTGGGATACAGGAACGACTCAGCTTTAGGAGGACAACTTCACAGGCAGTGCAGAGGAACGAGTCCCAACTCCCCAGAGACCCTCCCGAGCATCCCATTCCTCCCGACCCCCCTCTCGCCTCAGCCGTCACCCCGGGCCTGTCTGCGCTCGTCCCGGGGTACCAAAACGCGACCGACTgttccctcccctgcagggcacttctactctgccctcgGGGCTCCCAGGACCCAGCCCCACCCCCCGCCCAGGAGCTCCCCGCCTGCCCTCGGGGTCGGCCTGCCGGACACCACCCAGCCCCGGCGGCAACCCATCCTCCCGCGGCCCTGCCACTTCGGGACACCTTTCCCCCTCCACCGGTGCACCCCCGGTACCCTCGACGCTTCCTACGGACCCAGCTGCAAGGCGGCGAGAGCGTGAAGGGCCGGCCGGCCTGCCCGCCCCGCCGGTCCCACGTTCGCACCCCTTGGAGCTCCACCTCCGTGCCGGGCCGGCACCTGGCGCCTCGCCCGTTGCAGCCGTTGGCAGCCGCCGGCAGCCGCGCCCCCAGCGCCACGTCAGGCGCGCTCCCGCCGCCAGCGCCGAGGCAGGCGAGCGGCGCCGGCACGCGCAGCCGAGCCTCCGCGGCTCTGCGCGGGAGCGCGGGGCTTTGTTCCGTGCGGCGCAGGTCGGGGCCGGGCTGTTGCCGGGCAGGGGGTGGCGGGCCGGGCTGGGCTTTCCTTCACTCCGTGCCCGGAAGGAGGAAGTGCTGGCGTCGCGCCGCTGCTCCGTGCGGGGCAGGGACTTCCCCGCAGGGCGAGGCGACAACTTGTAGCCGGCGGCTGCTGGCGGCTCCGCGGTGCGCGCCAGGTGAGCGGCGGTGGCGGaggaaggcagggcagggtaaAGCAGGACAGGGTGAGGCAGGACAAGCCGGAAGGGTCGTTCCGGGGTGGCTGCGCAGCGGCACCCCTGAAGCTGACTCCAGCCCCCGGCTCCGGAGCTCTCTGCTGCGAAGATAGCAGGGCGGAGGCCCCTGGTGTGGCAGTGAGAAAAGTCCTTCCCTTAAAGGCACAGGCTAAAACTATCACACCTGGGCCCGGCCCTGCGGGGcgggtggggagggcagagagctgctcGGAGCGCTCCGGTTTCTGTTTCGCTCTCCCTGCGGCTGCGGCGGGGCGTGCCTGGGTGTGAGGTAAGCCTTTGTTATAGATGGCTCTGGGTGCTTGcttcttctgtttccttctcgTGTGGCTTTATTATTATGATTCAACCTGGATTTCGTTCGACTGAGAAGCTTTCGCATCAAGGAGGGGTAAGGACGGGCTGAAAGACTTTCCTCGCCATGTTATTTTCAGCGGAGATAGGAAATTGTGTCAGCGGAAGAGGCATTCCATCGCAGGCTGATCCACAGGCAGCTGTTGTGCTGTCTGCGGTGTGAGCCTGCCTGAAGATTCACTGTTTTCCGCAAacgcagctgctctgctgctttttctggaTTCAAAATACTGATTCTGATTTCAAAATTACGAATGCGGAAGTTATTTTAAaacttttggttttttcttgtAAATCATGTTATGGTCCTGAGGtgacttttccccctcccccccctatCTCCCTCTTGTTCGCGCTGAAGAAAACATGGATGTCAAAAGCAGAAATTATTTACTTATGAATCGCCAAGCTTTGCAGAGAGACATCAAGACTGCTTACATTATGGATCGGATGATCTCTGACGAGGTGCTAacgctgcaggaggaggagagagtgaGACAACAGGTAGAGCCGTCTTTCACTGCTGATTATCTTCCTAGTCTATTCACATGTCCTATAATTCATTTTAAAAGTAGGAATTTCTGTCTCATTCTTGCATTCAGCAAGTTCTTAAGTGTGTGGTTGGCAGGCAGGTTTTATTGCACTTTGTAAGGTTAAAGGCTTGGTCAGGTTGAAGGCTGTTTCTGTAACTATATCCAGTCTGTAAGTGATAGATTAGATGATATCTAGGATCTTTCAGTTTTGGTGATGGCCTCGAGTCTTAAGAGGAATGGGTGAGGGAACTGGAAATGTTtagccttcagaagaggaggctgaggagagacctccagCACCTTCTATATCTACCTCAGAGGAGGctgtagtaaggtgggggtcagcctcttctcacaggcagtgacaggacaagaggaaacagcctcaagttgtgccaggggaggttagggaAAATTGCTTCATAGAAAGTGCtgtcaggcattagaacaggttgtccagggaggtggtggagtcaccatctctgatgGCATTTAAAAGTCATggatgtggtgcagagggacgtggtttagttcagcagcagtggtgggatcgtgagctctaggtgagcagctggacttgatgatctcaaaggtctcttccaacctcaacagttctataaTTTTATGATGtctttcaatatttttttctagAGCACACAGGAGGAGCGAGCAGAAATGCTAATAAACATTATTCTTACAAAAGATAATAACTCCTATAGATCCTTCTATAATGCACTGCTTCATGAAGGCTACAGAGATCTTGCTGCGCTTCTTCAGGATGGCATCCCTCCAGTCTCCTCTGGTAACAGAAAGAGTTCAATGGATGGAATGACTTCACATGGTCAGTGTAACTACAGCAATCCCAGTGCTTGCAAGTACAGACAAGTTGCCTTTTTTATTCCTTGTTAAGTGACTATCTGTAATGCCTGTTCCaatggaaaaaaggaagagttgGTGCGTGCATTCACTTGCTCTGGTAGTGTAGTAATCAGGAATTCTGTATTTCATATATTTAATACAAAACGACTTTTGTAGGTCATCTTGCAACTGTTCATATTAACTagtgtttattttaaaagagagGGAACCTGAAGCTCTCAGAATTTTCTCTAAATTGTAATAATGTTGTGGTACATGAAAGAAAGACACTCATTTGTATGTGTAAAAGAAGCTGAGCCTAACTGAAAAGTTGTAGCCTCCAAAATTCTGACATCTATCTGGAAGAGTAATCTCTCAACCTACACTCCAGTAGTTGATCTAGCTGCTTAATTCTCTCCACCAGATCTTTTAGTTGCCCTACTTAAGTTCCCAAGTTTTACCTACATTGTCAGCAGTGTCTGATTGACCTGAAAAAAAATGGTAGCTACTAATGGGAAGAACTGTCTTACTGCATGTGACTCAAACTGCATGTGACTAACTGCCATATTTACTGGTCTCACAGGTGTGTGGAATTTTGATTACCTGAGTAATCAAGCTTATCAGTGTTAACATGGCACTGTATAAGTGCAGCAGAGGACACATAAAGTGCACATTTCCTGCTGtactttgcttgctttgttgctAGTCATGCTGCCTTAGCTCAAATCAAAGGAAGTCTTCCTCAGACCACAGTGCTGTGATGTTAACTACAAAGTGAAAGCCTTACACAGCCACGTTTCTTCTCTGCTGCATTCGTTGGGCAGGAACTCTGGCTGAGAGAGTGACTCCATAGCCACTTGGTGTAGCGATGTTGAGCTCCTGTGTTTGTCACAGTTTCTACTGTTAATTTATCTTTTCAGTTCTAGGATTTGATAAAACTAGCATGCCTCATGTAGTTATTAATTGTAACACTATTGTAGATGTGAGGCTTGCTACCTGCTAAGCAATTTATGTCCAGAAAGCGATGCTGTGAGTCCAGTAGTTTTTAGAGCATTTGTATGGGACACAAGTGTTGGGGGGTAGAGGCAAATCCACTAATTATTTGGGGTGGAGCATTGCTTGAAGAGGCATCCCATTTAGAACTGATTCTTTATTTTCATGTGTCTTGGTTTTTCACTTCAGTGAAAACAGTTCTCTGCGAAGGAGGTGTGCCACAGAGACCAGTTGTGTTCGTCACCCGGCCAAAGCTGGTAGAAGCTATTAAAGAGAAGCTCTACTGCTTGGGAAGTGATCCAGGCTGGGTCACAGTTTATGGAATGGCAGGTTGTGGGAAGACTGTTTTAACAGCAGAAGCTTTAAGGGATCATCAGCTCTTGGAAGGTACTTGTATAAAGATTACTACAGGTATCCATGTATTAGACATAGATGGCAAAGTATCTTGTCACCTTGAAAGTAATTTAGGATTTAGGTTCTAAATTCCTTAGGTGCCTCTGAAATACTTGCTTGCAACTTGCAGCTTGCATAACCATATATATAGTCCTCTGTAACCactattttattaatttatagGAAAACCTTCTGAATAGCTTCTCACTTGCAGTCTGCTTTGGTCTATGAAAGCTGCTACATCCTTAACTAAACTGAAATTATTTCTAAGTGCAAAATACTCATATCTGGTTTATATTCCTTTTGGGCACTGCTTGTTAAGTGCTCAGTGTCTTCCCCTTGCTATGGGAGTTTAAAAAAGCTTGTTCTAATTTTTGCATCTCTTTTAATCGTGGCAGACATTTGTGGAGTGATGACACTAGTATCACTTCTAGCTTAAAGCAGGTcataaatgaaaacatgaaagaTTTATTTAAGTTGttgcttccccccccagcaTAGGTCATTTGGAGGGCAAGTGAGACTTGGACTTTAgaaagcatagaatggtttggattggaagggatctcaaaggtcatttagttcccccacccctgccatggggaaggACACCTCCcatagcccaggttgctcaaggcctatctaacctggccttgaacacctctggggagggggcatccacaacttccctaggcaacctgttccagtgtctcatcactctCACCATAAAGAATTTCTATCTAATAtacagtctaaatctgccctcctcaagcttcaatccattccctctcatcctatcagtactagcccttgtaaaaagtctctgtccagctttcttctaggcccccttcatcaggtactggaaggccactataaggtctctctggaaccttctcttctccatgctgaacagccccagctctctcaacctgtccctgcaggagagatgctccagccctctgatgatcttcatggccttcctctggccccactccaacagtttgatgtccttcttgtgttggaggcaccagaattggatgcaatactgcaggtggggtttcaccagagcagagtagagggggaggatcaCCTCACGTGAATCAGAGATTGAGACTACAGCATCTTCTGCTACTGCTGATTCTTCCAGATGCCTTCTTATTCACTATTTGGGGATAATTTTCACATCCCAAACTCTGAACTCCTGCATTAGTACAGGGTTAAAAAGTAAATGCTAAGTCAGATTAGCAAGGAAGATTGAAgcagaaagggttgtcaagggaCAGGCAGGAAGGCAATGTAGAGAGGAGGGATAACGATCTGTGGCAGTGTGAATTCTCTCTGGGAACTTGCTCAACATAGCCTATaccttttttaaaggaaaaatagtGTTCTTGTAGAACCATCTGAGTTGATGGCAGAGTTGCAAGGTTGGCTTGTAATAGACCTTGAGAGTTTTATATTTTAGTTGGAAATAGAATTAGTGATTGCTGTTGTAAACTGCCTCTAACGATTTCTGATTTTAAATGTCTAACATGATTGAGATTGCTTTTCTTGTTAGATTGCTTTCCAGGAGGAGTCCATTGGATCTCTGTTGGAAAGCAGGACAAAGCAGGGCTTCTAATAAAACTTCAGAATCTCTGTAGCAGATTAGAACATGACTCTACCCTTTCACAAAGGCCACCACTTAACATTGAGGAGGCTAAAGATCGTCTGCGTTTGCTGATGCTACGGAAGTATCCCAGGTGATGTCAGTGAGATGGAACACTGGTTTCGTTACTGATAAAGCCTTGCAGAGTAACTTTGGTCTGATCATCTAAAGGGGTCTGTGGTGTGGTTGCATGTATCTATGATGTGTacttaaaaaaacacccccTGCTTCCTAACTCTTCTAGTTTTTATGTTTTCCTGCACAAAATTGGGTGAAGCTAAGAAGCTTTCTGGAATTTTAATTCTTGTGTCAGGATGTGGGTTAAAATTTTCTAACTAAGGGACTGGAGGACTGCCTTATGagtaaaggctgagagacctggggctttttagtctggaggtgttcaagaggaggttggatgtggcacttggtgccatggtctagttgtgaggtctgtggagacaggttggacttgatgatccttggggtctcttccagccttagctatactgtgatactgtgagaagagaagactgagaggggatctaataaatgtatataaaaatctgagggctggatgtcaagaaggaagggacagcctctgctcacttgcaccctatgatgggagaaggggcagtggatgtaaactacagcatagggggttccacctcaacataaagcagaacttcttcactgtaagggtcacagagcactggaacaggctccccagagacattgtggagtctcattctctggagactttccagctctgtctggatgtgttcttgtgtgacctgtgctagattctatggtcctgctctggcaggggggttggacttgaagatctccagaggtcccttccaacccctaacatcctgtgacttTTATATGTGAGAACAGAGTAACTCCAGATGAGTGTACAAAAGGTGAAAGATAGATGCTGGAGGCACGTTacaacaggcagcccagggaggaggttgagtcaccatccctggaggtgtttactcTGTAATAGGGTAACTGAAGGGACACATTGTAGGCTtgtcctggatgtgttctggcaGTGTTTAATGTCCTCTCTTAAGATATTTTGCATGTTTATATTAAAAATTGTGCATTGTGAATACTGAAAGTGTTCTTTCATTATTAAAATGCAATACTGTATTTTAGCACTGATAGTTGATCTAAAATCTGCAATATTTCTTCTTGCTCTAGGTCTCTTTTGATCCTGGA is from Dryobates pubescens isolate bDryPub1 chromosome 15, bDryPub1.pri, whole genome shotgun sequence and encodes:
- the IKBIP gene encoding inhibitor of nuclear factor kappa-B kinase-interacting protein isoform X1, producing the protein MEKKYNFLRQEAEKFLDVETRVNLISKKLESSESILEEAASSISVVTEFEQEISSLQNIVNDIQNNEKTLSVKMQIINEKFQNVTSSWRRSLDELNTNASSLKSEAKSIHTEVTSQINEVDQRIKSLSERVKDLEESTARNIKTLKRQEDDEFSRVEQKLDSQAKAVEKLEEEQNSLVAKNTDLNQKLVNYEPKIEECKAYLPTIENAVHSILRLSSEMLSLEKKIEDLTTQLYAVENDMLKTLSDTAEMQKVLESMQENNSMLKVQNEIVALEEAVPDVEVSSEAKEITPESCNSENEQDEDK